In Deltaproteobacteria bacterium, the sequence GGCGGCGCGAATCAGCACCAGCGGGTTCTTGAACTGTTTGTCGCGCGGGCGGACGAGCGCTTCGAAGCCGAACACCTCGCCCGTCCCCGCGTACACGATCGGCTGATAGACGAAGTCGAAGTCGCACTTGACGATGGCGGCGTCGAGCGCTTCGAGCCGCCGTGCTTCGGTCGCCGACGTTCGCGTGCCGCCCGCCTTGTCCGGCAGCGACGCCTCGTAGGCGATCGCGCGATTGCGGCCGCTGCGTTTTGCGTTGTACAGGGCGACGTCGGCGCGCTCGATCAGCAGGAGCCGATCGGCGGCGTCGTCGGGCACCGATGCGATGCCGATCGACAGGGTCGGCCGCGGAAGGTCACGCGACGCGAAGTCGAACGCGGCGACGCGCTGCCGGAGCAGTTCCGCCCGCTCGAGCGCCGTCTTCTTGTCTGTGTCGGTGAGCACGACGGCAAACCGGTCGGCGCCGAACCGGGCGACGATGTCGTGCGGGCGCACGCGCAGGCCACCCTGCGATCCGATCCCGGCGAGGATTTCGGCGATCGCGACCAGCAGTTCGTCGCCGACCGCGTGGCCCAGCGCGTCGTTGATCTGGCGGAAGTTGTCTATGTCGATCAGCAGCAGCGACAGCTGGCCTTCGGTCGCCTCGGCGCGGCCGATCTCGCGCTCGAGCGCCTCCTGAAACAGCGCGTGATTGTACAGGCGGGTGAGCGGGTCGCGCACCGCCAGCTCTTCGAGCAGCCGGTTCTTCTCCTGCAACTCGGCGAGCAGGCGGCGGTTCTCCTGTTTGATCGCGTGCAGGCGGATGACCCGCTCCAGGCACGCATACACGCTGTCTACGTCCGAGAACGGCTTTTCCAGGTACTCCGCGACGCCGGCGCGGAGCGCGTCGATGGCCGACTGGAGGTTGCCGTACGCCGTGACGATGACCGTCTCACACGTCAGGTCCTGGTCGCGCACGTAGCGCGCGACGTCGAGCCCCGACGCGTCCGGCAAGTTCTTGTCGATGAGGGCGATGTCGAACGCGCCGACGCGCAACAGCTCCATCGCCCGCGCCGCGGTGTCGAC encodes:
- a CDS encoding EAL domain-containing protein → MGTGLSVLVVDDEPSVREFLRMILEPQGFSVELVDTAARAMELLRVGAFDIALIDKNLPDASGLDVARYVRDQDLTCETVIVTAYGNLQSAIDALRAGVAEYLEKPFSDVDSVYACLERVIRLHAIKQENRRLLAELQEKNRLLEELAVRDPLTRLYNHALFQEALEREIGRAEATEGQLSLLLIDIDNFRQINDALGHAVGDELLVAIAEILAGIGSQGGLRVRPHDIVARFGADRFAVVLTDTDKKTALERAELLRQRVAAFDFASRDLPRPTLSIGIASVPDDAADRLLLIERADVALYNAKRSGRNRAIAYEASLPDKAGGTRTSATEARRLEALDAAIVKCDFDFVYQPIVYAGTGEVFGFEALVRPRDKQFKNPLVLIRAAERAGRLRELGRSLREGSIPAIENLPAGTLLFINLHPHEVNDPEIVEPQPYLAPWTDRIVFEITEVAGITDYDRVKAVVQQLKRIGYRVALDDLGAGYSGLNSLAILQPDFVKLDMKLVHSMQRDTSARRLVKHIIEFAADERMTVIGEGVETEEQRDALVSLGCPLLQGYLFARPQPLSAIIGD